The DNA region aaacacacacgaatgggtcaaagtggctagtgggttttattttctaccagccaaactgaattttcaccagcatttggctggttggcaggtgttcatttagagccctggttaggATATCATATGACTATGTGGTGCATTTGACAGGCCTACCTCACATCCTCGAGGTCTGTGATATTGTTCTTTTGGAGTATTTCTTTGCCCATCTCCACCATCCTCTCAACTgtaacacacaagacacaacagATGTTATTGCGGATGTGAAAAAGCCAAGGAATTAAATGCATTAATAAACTTCATCATCTCTGAAACTGTCATAATAAATACTGACAAGTGTTCAATTTATTCACTAGTATGTATCAAAACATGGCAGTTGGATAGATTACCAAGTGGAATGTGATCTTTGCCGAGTGATTTGCAGTTCCCGACGTGTTTACTGGGTACCACCAGATAGTGATGAGGTGCTCCAGGTTTGATATCCCTAAAACAGGATATTTCTTCGTCCTGTGTTTACAGAAGCAGGGGAAAGCATGTATTAAAAAATATGACCAGGGTTTCGTAACCATATTGAAATAAACAAAAGCTATATTTACTCTGCAATCAATAATAGAAGCAATTTGACAGCTACTGATAAATCAGCTGAGGCTGAGCTATGATGACGTGCAGGTGCTTTTTTCGAGATCATGCTGTTGGCTACGCCTTACCGAGTGAAGAAGCTCAGTACCCATTTCTTTGTTTACGATTTTACAAAATATACATTTCTTGTCATATCCATCTTTTGGAGAATTGTTGCCATCCTCGGCAACGGATACTGTTGTTTCAGGAGCACTTTGATCGTTTgttgccatcttgaaaacgcCTAGTTGTTTTTCTAGTATTGCGGACACTTCCTGGTCGTGTTCCGACTGTGCTACAGCGCCATCTCTAGACGTGGTGTcactagtccgggagccgtggggttgaacccagatttctttgataaagtttttttttttgctttatctgatagattttaggcaagtcttcaagatttcagacgatgcccggtgatatcccttgagcatttccagattttaagcctttattgtcccataaatgcaaattatgacaaaaaactaaagacacctaatattactgtgaataatgttacaaaatgtaccaaattgcttatattacctgaaaaacattcacattggactgccttaacactgcccttattgaaacaaacccaatatggggtaataattgaccctttcataacagcaatcccacaaataaggcgagacactgtaggtttatatggtattttttttaacttgcagatatcaatatgaaactttatcagatgattactcgtatgaattggagaaaaaaaaatatattacaagttttctatattttatgtttaaatatgctaattaggctactatctaattaaatatgcactaatttgcctatattttgatgcaatgaatctgacgacctgaaaatgccagcttcaaaattccttttttattttgttaatatcctacatacaagaatatttactgtggttaattgtggatatctccttttgttatccaggtacagagaaa from Engraulis encrasicolus isolate BLACKSEA-1 chromosome 5, IST_EnEncr_1.0, whole genome shotgun sequence includes:
- the hint3 gene encoding histidine triad nucleotide-binding protein 3, encoding MATNDQSAPETTVSVAEDGNNSPKDGYDKKCIFCKIVNKEMGTELLHSDEEISCFRDIKPGAPHHYLVVPSKHVGNCKSLGKDHIPLVERMVEMGKEILQKNNITDLEDVRFGFHWPPFCSVSHLHLHVLAPVSQMGFISRQFYRLNSYWFITAEQLIQRLNSLG